One window of Acidobacteriaceae bacterium genomic DNA carries:
- a CDS encoding cellulase family glycosylhydrolase produces MRSTLRALSISALGLLAVSASAQTNSAARATAFRRAATLTRGINASGWFGGWGDYTPERTSKWITPDDLATMHKLGFTYVRIGVDPVYFGTYGRPDDPSKAALWKRLDDAIDLTLKSGLIVDLCVFPRDDYKQQLATYRGATQFLFLWEALAHHFANRDPDHLLFELINESEVQDPYRWIGIESAAVTAIRHIDTTHTIIASGAHYDSLDDLLVTQPLADENVIYTFHFYEPYQFTHQGATWGSPEWLYYKNIPFPATVDQLDATMKSIPSDISRYQLFLYAAGNWNADTVRQRITFAADWGREHNVPILCNEFGAYRDTAPPDSRARYIEAVRSALEANHIGWAMWDWSGNFGLVRYPDAGDHAHIAVDPAIAKALNLTP; encoded by the coding sequence ATGCGATCCACTCTGCGCGCTCTCTCTATCTCCGCCCTCGGTCTCCTCGCTGTCTCCGCGTCCGCGCAGACAAACTCTGCCGCCCGCGCCACTGCATTCCGCCGCGCCGCCACGCTCACCCGCGGCATCAACGCGTCCGGGTGGTTTGGCGGCTGGGGCGACTACACGCCGGAGCGGACCTCCAAATGGATCACGCCCGACGACCTCGCCACCATGCACAAGCTCGGCTTCACCTACGTGCGTATCGGCGTTGATCCTGTCTACTTCGGCACTTACGGCCGCCCCGACGACCCCTCCAAAGCCGCCCTCTGGAAACGCCTCGACGACGCCATCGACCTCACGCTGAAGTCCGGCCTCATCGTCGACCTCTGTGTCTTTCCCCGTGACGACTACAAGCAGCAGCTCGCCACGTACCGCGGTGCCACGCAGTTCCTCTTCCTCTGGGAGGCACTCGCCCATCACTTCGCCAACCGCGACCCAGACCATCTCCTCTTCGAGCTCATAAACGAGTCCGAGGTCCAGGACCCCTACCGCTGGATTGGCATCGAGTCGGCCGCGGTCACAGCGATCCGCCACATCGACACAACCCACACCATCATCGCCTCCGGCGCGCACTATGATTCACTCGACGATCTTCTCGTCACGCAACCGCTCGCCGACGAAAACGTCATCTACACCTTCCACTTCTACGAGCCCTACCAGTTCACGCATCAGGGCGCGACCTGGGGCTCACCCGAGTGGCTCTACTACAAAAACATCCCATTCCCCGCAACCGTCGACCAACTCGACGCGACCATGAAATCGATTCCCAGCGACATCTCCCGCTATCAGCTCTTCCTCTACGCCGCCGGAAACTGGAACGCCGATACCGTACGCCAGCGCATCACCTTCGCTGCCGATTGGGGCCGCGAACACAACGTCCCGATTCTCTGCAACGAGTTTGGCGCCTACCGTGACACCGCGCCGCCCGACTCCCGCGCCCGCTACATCGAGGCCGTTCGCTCTGCACTTGAAGCCAACCACATCGGCTGGGCCATGTGGGACTGGAGCGGCAACTTCGGCCTGGTCCGCTACCCCGACGCCGGCGACCACGCTCACATCGCGGTCGACCCCGCCATCGCCAAAGCCCTCAACCTCACGCCATAA
- a CDS encoding redoxin domain-containing protein, with amino-acid sequence MFISRALRSSLLTLVAAMSGTGSLWAHPAKGTAAPSLDSLELLQAPSGAKADWTSLKGKVVVLEFWATWCSPCVASLPHLNELVESLDPAKFQFISIDDEDLPAVKTFLTRKKMSGWVGVDASGKVFATYGVNSRPTTVIVDGSGKVVAVTEIDSVSAADLRAVAEGKRVSFKPMSETVEVVAPSSPSGERPLFAVSVTKAAPDAKQALVKHPPTGWDLLGQDADSLLTDVFNAFGNRYVLKDPLPDGRFDVRVNSADVPEGVADSVVQQAVLAALHLQIQSKTVTKPAYILRATDASNKLLSPSASTHAVKRGYWHGMFLLMNGTMGDLAYILATGLETPVINETGIKGTYDARFKVAGGDVESLNAVLRSSLGLELVSGGQEMSVTVLEVSKQGDR; translated from the coding sequence ATGTTCATTTCTCGAGCTTTGCGAAGCAGCCTTCTCACTCTCGTTGCGGCGATGTCAGGGACAGGTTCGCTTTGGGCGCATCCAGCGAAGGGAACAGCTGCACCGTCTTTGGATTCTTTGGAACTGTTGCAGGCGCCTTCGGGGGCGAAAGCAGATTGGACGAGTCTCAAGGGAAAGGTTGTGGTCCTCGAGTTCTGGGCGACGTGGTGCTCGCCCTGTGTGGCGAGCCTTCCACATCTAAATGAGCTTGTAGAGTCGCTCGATCCGGCGAAGTTCCAGTTCATCTCCATTGATGATGAGGACCTGCCAGCGGTGAAGACATTCCTGACCAGAAAGAAAATGTCCGGCTGGGTTGGTGTCGATGCGTCAGGAAAGGTGTTCGCGACGTATGGAGTCAACTCAAGGCCAACGACGGTGATCGTCGATGGAAGCGGAAAGGTTGTTGCGGTCACAGAGATTGATTCGGTGAGTGCAGCAGATTTGCGCGCCGTTGCGGAAGGGAAGAGAGTCTCGTTCAAACCGATGTCGGAGACCGTCGAGGTGGTCGCACCATCGAGTCCGAGTGGTGAGCGCCCTCTGTTTGCGGTGTCGGTCACCAAGGCTGCGCCTGACGCAAAGCAGGCACTGGTGAAACATCCGCCTACAGGGTGGGACTTGCTGGGACAAGATGCCGACAGTCTGCTGACAGACGTCTTCAACGCGTTCGGGAATCGCTATGTTCTGAAAGACCCGCTGCCCGACGGGCGCTTTGACGTGCGCGTAAATTCTGCTGATGTGCCAGAAGGCGTTGCGGATTCGGTTGTGCAACAGGCAGTTCTTGCGGCTTTGCATTTGCAGATTCAGTCAAAGACCGTGACCAAACCGGCGTACATTTTGCGCGCCACGGATGCCAGTAACAAGCTGCTGAGTCCGTCGGCTTCAACGCACGCGGTGAAGCGAGGCTACTGGCACGGCATGTTTCTTCTGATGAACGGGACGATGGGTGATCTCGCGTACATACTGGCCACCGGACTGGAAACTCCTGTGATTAACGAAACAGGCATCAAGGGCACGTATGACGCGCGATTCAAAGTTGCCGGAGGAGACGTTGAAAGCTTGAATGCCGTGCTGCGATCGAGCCTGGGGTTAGAACTCGTTTCGGGCGGCCAGGAGATGTCGGTGACCGTGCTCGAAGTGAGCAAGCAGGGTGATAGGTGA
- a CDS encoding LacI family DNA-binding transcriptional regulator: protein MRDVAERAGVGMMTVSRVLNGTAHVADDTSARVYRALKELQYQPNLMARALRGRRTRSIGVIVPYLYDPFFASCAHAISSVAKQHAYTVLLATSDENCATETEAAHDLLRRHVEGIIVIPACDGHSHLNDSEFRSIPKVALDRPIPRSRIDQVVVENQNGAALATEHLIQHGHKRICFLGLDEKIFTMHARAAGYIKAMHAAGLEPERFFNAGDEVATLDFLRAVCTRSDPVTAVFAANGLSSRHALRALAALNIQIPEQLAFIGFDDFDLADILRPSLTVIRQPVQRAGEEAAQLLFTRLESNPAAPTQKLSLPVELILRRSCGCHPG from the coding sequence ATGCGCGATGTCGCTGAGCGAGCCGGCGTCGGAATGATGACCGTCTCGCGCGTTCTGAACGGCACGGCGCACGTCGCGGACGACACGAGCGCTCGCGTCTATCGAGCTCTCAAAGAGCTCCAGTACCAACCCAACCTGATGGCGCGCGCGCTTCGCGGCCGCCGCACCCGGTCGATCGGCGTCATCGTTCCCTATTTGTACGACCCTTTCTTCGCTTCGTGCGCGCACGCCATCAGCTCCGTCGCCAAGCAGCACGCCTACACTGTTCTACTTGCCACGTCCGACGAAAACTGCGCGACGGAAACCGAGGCCGCCCACGATCTTCTCCGCCGCCACGTCGAAGGCATCATCGTTATCCCCGCATGCGACGGCCATTCGCATCTCAACGATTCTGAATTCCGCTCGATCCCAAAGGTCGCGCTCGATCGTCCGATCCCGCGTTCGCGCATCGATCAGGTCGTCGTCGAAAACCAGAACGGCGCCGCGCTCGCGACCGAACACCTCATCCAGCACGGACACAAACGCATCTGCTTCCTCGGTCTCGACGAGAAGATCTTCACCATGCACGCCCGCGCAGCCGGCTACATCAAGGCCATGCACGCCGCCGGCCTCGAACCAGAGCGCTTCTTCAACGCCGGTGACGAAGTTGCGACGCTCGACTTCCTCCGCGCCGTCTGTACACGCTCCGATCCCGTCACCGCTGTCTTCGCGGCGAACGGCCTCTCATCCCGCCACGCTCTCCGTGCACTGGCGGCGCTCAACATTCAAATCCCGGAACAACTCGCGTTCATCGGCTTCGACGATTTCGACCTCGCCGACATACTCCGTCCGTCGCTCACCGTCATTCGCCAGCCTGTGCAGCGCGCCGGCGAAGAGGCCGCCCAACTCCTCTTCACCCGCCTCGAAAGCAATCCCGCCGCGCCTACGCAAAAATTGAGCCTTCCCGTCGAACTCATCCTGCGCCGCTCCTGCGGTTGCCACCCCGGATAG
- a CDS encoding sialate O-acetylesterase, producing MNRHRTNPFASFTLLACVLLLCSVFAHAQASAPVATTRLPHMLSDHAVLQRDRPIHIWGWDAPGAAVTVDFRRQHASTHADDLGAWSVYLNPEKAGGPDTLTIHGSTQITLSDILVGDVWFASGQSNMQIPLRGFPGSAVIKDADKEIASANDPSVCGQIHLLVVPIKSNDFPLDDQPSSWTPCNSTTATEFSAVAFFFGREIHAREHIPIGLIDSTWGGTPISSWISLSALASDSNRMPVFAARARFADLQPHLAAQQAYEQRTIAAAEAANQPVPRYPWINPDESSWEPAFLFNGMIAPATPYTIRGFLWYQGETDSNPELFTPQLYNRLLPTLIHDWRARWNEGDLPFLYAQISNFNSPLEDWGTIRDAERQTLAVTNTAMAVTLDVGAQDNVHPPDKQTVATRLALGARDLVYGEHVEDSGPLPISVTTEGDALRVWFSHADGLHATSSTLHGFEVADADGRFHTADATIEGTTVVVRSANISHPTRIRYAWSSFTDANLANGAGLPASTFALP from the coding sequence ATGAACAGACACCGCACGAATCCCTTCGCTAGCTTCACGCTTCTCGCGTGCGTGCTTCTCCTCTGCAGCGTGTTCGCGCACGCGCAAGCTTCGGCGCCAGTGGCAACAACCCGTCTGCCGCACATGCTGTCGGACCACGCCGTCCTGCAGCGCGATCGCCCCATCCACATCTGGGGCTGGGACGCGCCGGGCGCCGCTGTCACCGTCGACTTCCGCCGACAGCACGCCTCCACGCATGCCGACGATCTCGGCGCCTGGTCTGTGTATCTGAATCCGGAAAAGGCCGGCGGCCCGGACACGCTCACGATCCACGGCAGCACGCAAATCACTCTCTCCGACATCCTCGTCGGCGATGTCTGGTTCGCCTCCGGTCAGTCCAACATGCAGATCCCTCTGCGCGGCTTCCCCGGCTCGGCCGTCATCAAGGACGCCGACAAGGAGATCGCCTCCGCGAACGACCCCTCAGTCTGCGGGCAGATTCACCTCCTCGTCGTCCCCATAAAGTCCAACGACTTTCCGCTCGACGACCAACCCTCCTCCTGGACTCCGTGCAATTCGACGACTGCGACGGAATTCTCCGCTGTCGCCTTCTTCTTCGGCCGCGAGATTCACGCCCGCGAGCACATCCCCATCGGCCTCATCGACTCCACCTGGGGCGGCACACCCATCTCCTCTTGGATCTCGCTCTCCGCACTCGCCTCGGACAGCAACCGGATGCCCGTCTTCGCCGCGCGAGCCCGCTTTGCCGATCTGCAGCCACACCTCGCCGCCCAGCAAGCCTACGAGCAACGCACCATCGCCGCCGCCGAAGCCGCCAACCAGCCCGTCCCCCGATACCCGTGGATCAACCCCGACGAATCCTCCTGGGAGCCCGCCTTCCTCTTCAACGGCATGATCGCCCCCGCCACGCCCTACACCATCCGCGGCTTCCTCTGGTACCAGGGCGAAACCGATTCCAACCCTGAGCTCTTCACCCCGCAGCTCTACAATCGTCTGCTCCCCACGCTCATCCACGACTGGCGCGCCCGCTGGAACGAAGGCGACCTTCCGTTCCTGTACGCGCAGATCTCAAACTTCAACTCACCGCTTGAAGATTGGGGCACCATCCGTGACGCCGAGCGCCAGACGCTCGCTGTGACCAACACTGCCATGGCCGTCACGCTCGACGTCGGCGCGCAAGACAACGTTCATCCACCCGACAAGCAGACTGTCGCGACCCGACTCGCGCTCGGCGCGCGCGATCTCGTCTACGGCGAGCACGTTGAAGACTCCGGGCCGCTGCCCATCTCCGTCACGACCGAGGGCGATGCCCTGCGCGTGTGGTTCTCCCATGCCGACGGCCTCCACGCGACGAGCAGCACGCTGCATGGCTTCGAAGTCGCCGATGCGGACGGCCGCTTCCACACTGCCGACGCCACCATCGAGGGCACGACCGTGGTCGTTCGCTCTGCGAACATTTCGCACCCGACACGCATACGCTACGCCTGGTCCAGCTTCACCGACGCCAACCTTGCGAACGGCGCCGGCCTTCCCGCCTCGACCTTCGCGTTACCGTAA
- a CDS encoding ROK family protein: MSHHQIPPHDERPLVHLGIDLGGTSLRVGAFDDDMQLLASRVMPTRVSSGPQAVVTDMADAIASLLDETIARAEAIGLGSPGPLNLIDGTLGQLPNFPAWDFFPLRTSLEELTGLPVILDGDANAAALAEWKLGAGRNEGVDSMAMITLGTGVGSGIILDGRIWQGMVGMGGEVGHVSVNYEGPVCSCGGRGCLEYYASATGIERAARALASHSGGPLAELFASNKSATARMIAQIAQSGDREARAIYTQVGRYLGRGLACLVNTLDLPLYVIGGGVAAAWDLFAPEMFRTLRELSYVYRLQQPSQLTHREPNRPFVTRATLGADAGLLGAAMLPSLSQSLPRHEQTPHESLR, translated from the coding sequence TTGAGCCATCATCAAATTCCTCCACACGACGAGCGTCCCCTCGTTCATCTCGGCATCGACCTCGGCGGCACCAGTCTGCGCGTCGGCGCGTTTGACGACGACATGCAGCTCCTCGCCAGCCGCGTCATGCCCACGCGCGTAAGCTCCGGCCCGCAGGCCGTTGTCACTGACATGGCCGACGCCATCGCCTCCCTGCTGGACGAAACCATCGCGCGGGCCGAAGCCATCGGCCTCGGCAGCCCCGGCCCGCTGAATCTGATCGACGGCACACTCGGCCAGCTTCCCAATTTTCCCGCCTGGGACTTCTTCCCGCTGCGCACGTCGCTCGAAGAACTCACCGGGCTTCCTGTGATTCTGGACGGAGACGCCAACGCCGCCGCGCTCGCGGAGTGGAAGCTTGGCGCGGGCCGCAACGAGGGCGTCGACTCGATGGCGATGATCACGCTCGGCACCGGTGTCGGCTCCGGAATCATCCTGGACGGCCGCATCTGGCAGGGCATGGTCGGCATGGGTGGCGAGGTCGGCCACGTCTCGGTGAACTACGAGGGCCCGGTCTGCTCGTGCGGCGGCCGCGGCTGCCTCGAGTACTATGCCTCCGCCACCGGCATTGAGCGTGCTGCCCGCGCCCTTGCCTCGCACTCAGGCGGCCCACTCGCTGAACTCTTCGCCAGCAACAAATCCGCCACAGCTCGCATGATCGCCCAGATTGCGCAGTCAGGCGATCGCGAAGCCCGTGCCATCTACACGCAGGTCGGCCGTTATCTCGGACGGGGCCTCGCCTGTCTCGTGAATACGCTTGATCTTCCTCTTTATGTAATCGGCGGAGGTGTTGCAGCCGCGTGGGACCTGTTCGCGCCGGAGATGTTCCGGACGCTACGCGAACTCAGCTACGTCTACCGCCTGCAGCAGCCGTCACAGCTCACGCATCGCGAGCCCAATCGCCCCTTCGTGACCCGTGCCACGCTCGGTGCAGACGCCGGTCTGCTCGGCGCCGCGATGCTGCCGTCGCTCTCCCAAAGCCTTCCACGACATGAACAGACACCGCACGAATCCCTTCGCTAG
- a CDS encoding 5-(carboxyamino)imidazole ribonucleotide synthase translates to MSDSRRPRVGILGAGQLALMLAEAAPAVGADVLCAGRPGDCAGQVAPVLPVDLNNPHSVAEFARNVDLLTIESENIDAHVLHGLPLYPNARAIGTAQDRLLEKHFFVDCGLEVAPFAPVNDLVSLHGAIHEIGLPAILKTRRLGYDGKGQVRLTHADQAAEAWAAVKGVPCILEGMVDFETEVSLIAARNRSGQLAFYPLTENFHREGILRISRAPSHPELQQLAERHLTHLLDRMDYIGVLAVEFFVRGQHLLANEMAPRVHNSGHWTIEGSDTSQFENHLRAILGLPLGSTESRPTVMFNCIGAMLPRTETARFPSVARHDYGKSARPGRKVGHLTLPASDTAAIAHLESLRNNGSL, encoded by the coding sequence ATGAGCGACTCACGCCGTCCACGTGTCGGGATCCTTGGCGCCGGGCAGCTCGCGCTGATGCTCGCCGAGGCCGCGCCGGCTGTCGGCGCCGACGTTCTCTGCGCTGGGCGGCCGGGCGATTGCGCCGGGCAGGTTGCGCCGGTGCTGCCGGTCGATCTCAACAACCCGCACTCCGTCGCGGAGTTCGCGCGCAACGTCGATCTGCTCACGATTGAGAGCGAGAACATCGACGCGCACGTGCTGCACGGTCTTCCGCTTTATCCGAACGCGCGCGCGATCGGCACCGCGCAGGACCGCCTCCTCGAAAAACACTTCTTCGTCGACTGCGGGCTGGAGGTCGCGCCCTTCGCGCCGGTCAACGATCTCGTCTCGCTTCATGGAGCCATCCACGAAATCGGTTTGCCCGCCATTCTAAAAACACGCCGTCTCGGTTATGACGGCAAAGGGCAAGTCCGCCTCACGCACGCAGATCAGGCCGCTGAAGCGTGGGCCGCAGTGAAAGGCGTGCCGTGCATCCTCGAAGGCATGGTCGACTTCGAGACCGAAGTTTCGCTCATTGCTGCGCGCAACCGCTCAGGGCAACTTGCGTTTTATCCGCTCACCGAAAACTTTCACCGCGAAGGCATTCTGCGCATCTCGCGCGCGCCATCGCATCCTGAGTTGCAGCAGCTCGCCGAGCGGCACCTCACCCATCTGCTGGATCGGATGGACTACATCGGTGTGCTCGCCGTCGAATTTTTTGTGCGCGGCCAACACCTGCTCGCCAACGAGATGGCGCCGCGCGTCCACAACTCTGGCCACTGGACGATTGAGGGCTCCGACACCTCGCAGTTCGAAAACCACCTCCGGGCCATCCTCGGCCTCCCCCTCGGGTCGACCGAATCGCGCCCGACGGTGATGTTCAACTGCATCGGGGCTATGCTGCCGCGCACAGAGACCGCTCGGTTCCCCTCGGTCGCGCGTCACGACTATGGCAAGTCGGCGCGCCCCGGCCGGAAGGTCGGGCATCTCACCCTCCCTGCCTCCGACACCGCCGCCATCGCCCACCTCGAATCCCTTCGAAATAACGGGAGCCTGTAG
- a CDS encoding alpha/beta fold hydrolase, whose product MKSNRAIWRWTPAILFVALALVIAAPAQQTISFATDDGGTVCADMYGQDSQKEGSKGVVLAHGGRFNKESWRDQASALASAGFRVLAIDFRGVGCSKGAGQGDFDNAPFDKDVVAAVRYLKAHGAKTVSVVGGSFGGAAAGDASIKSARGEIDRIVFLGAAPNLPADGLKSRSLFIVACEDSEGSGSLRLPGIRAQYEKAPQPKELIVLDGSAHAQFLFQTDQGARVMTEIVRFLSAP is encoded by the coding sequence ATGAAGAGCAATCGTGCAATCTGGAGGTGGACGCCAGCAATTCTCTTCGTCGCCCTGGCTCTTGTCATCGCGGCGCCCGCGCAGCAGACCATATCGTTTGCGACGGATGATGGTGGTACGGTCTGCGCCGATATGTATGGACAGGATAGTCAGAAAGAAGGCAGTAAGGGGGTCGTGCTGGCTCATGGCGGCAGATTTAACAAAGAGAGCTGGCGCGACCAGGCATCGGCACTCGCATCGGCAGGGTTTCGCGTACTGGCCATCGACTTCAGAGGTGTCGGTTGCTCGAAGGGTGCGGGCCAGGGGGATTTCGATAATGCTCCGTTTGATAAGGATGTAGTGGCTGCGGTTCGCTACCTGAAAGCGCATGGAGCGAAAACCGTGTCGGTGGTTGGAGGAAGTTTTGGAGGCGCGGCAGCCGGCGACGCATCGATCAAGTCGGCGCGGGGTGAAATCGACCGCATCGTATTTCTCGGAGCAGCGCCGAACCTTCCCGCTGATGGGCTGAAGTCGCGATCATTGTTTATCGTCGCGTGCGAGGACAGCGAAGGAAGCGGCAGCCTGAGACTGCCTGGGATCCGAGCGCAGTATGAGAAGGCTCCTCAGCCGAAGGAATTGATCGTGCTGGACGGATCTGCGCATGCTCAGTTTCTTTTTCAGACCGACCAGGGCGCTCGCGTGATGACGGAGATTGTGCGGTTTCTGTCAGCACCGTAA